In Chryseobacterium oryzae, the genomic stretch TGGTAGGTTTTCTTCTGTATTTCATTGTTAAATTTCTCATTAAAAACAACGGAAATCTGTTTTTTGGAAAGAAAAACAAAAAAATAGAGATTAAAGATGAAGAACTTCACGAGAATATCCACGAGATTAATTTTCCACAAAGTATTTCATCTTTTGAAACCAACAAAGACTACAGGTCTGCGGTGCGGTATCAGTTTTTGTTTGTACTGAAAAAGCTGAGCGATAAAAAACTGATCCAATGGAATCCCGAAAAAACCAATAAAGATTATGTTGCCGAACTGAAAACTGGAAATCTGAAAAATGAATTTTTTGAACTTTCTTATATATTCGATTATGTTTGGTACGGAGAGTTTACGATTGATGAGAATAGTTATAACCGGTTCAGAAATCAGTTTCAGAGCTTTAAAGCTTAATTGGAGTTCTGTAAAATAGTTTTTCGAATATGAATAAAACTTTCAAAATATATGGTGTAGTCTTTATTGTTAGCATGGTCATTGTTGCTTTATTTGAAGTTAACAAAAAGGAGGTTGTAGATTGGCGTAAAAATTTTGATGTTAATAAAAAATCACCTTTCGGACTGTTCATTTTCAATAAAGAATCCAAAGATTTATTTAAAGGAAATATTAAGAAAATAGATGTTTCCCCGTACAATTATTATTCAGAAAACAAGAATAAAAACACAGGTAAAAAAAATATTTTAGTTATAGAAAGTAAGCTAGATGCAGAGTCTTGGTATAAAATTTTGGATCAGGCAAAAAGTGGCAGCAATGTAATGATTATTGGCTCGGATATTCCAAAGAAGATATCAGATTCAATAGGTTTTTATAATTCTCATAATTCTTTCGAAGACAAAAACTCGCTGCAATTTACCGATTATAAATTCCTAAACGATTCAATTAATTTGGATAAGTTTCCCTCGGGAGTTGGATTTACTTACATTAAACCAAAAGTTGAGGTTTTAGGAAAAACAGTTGAAAAAGATAACGACGATCAGGCAAATTTCATTAAAGTTTCTTTTGGAAAGGGCAATATCTTCGTACATAGCGAACCGCTTTTTCTTACCAATTATTACTTACTGAAACCTCAAAATTTAAAGTACACTCAAAATGTATTTTCATATCTGGATGATAGCGAAACTTTGTGGTTCACAGAAGCTAATACTCAGGAATCGAGATGGGCACTGCGTTTTTGGTTATCTCATCCTCCGTTGAAGTATGCTTGGTGGGTTCTTTTGGGCGGTTTGGTGCTTTTCATAGTCTTTAATGCAAAAAGAAAACAACGTATTGTTCCTATCATTGAGCCTTTAAAAAATACGTCTGCAGATTTTGTAAAAAGTATTGGGAATTTATATCTTCAGGAAGGAGATTTTCATGATATGATGGCAAAAAAAGCCCAATATTTTCTAAATAAAATTAGAATTGATTTACTAATTGATACTAAAAGTTTGGATGCCGATTTTGCCAAAAAACTTCATTTAAAAACAGGAAAATCGTTAGAAATAATTGAAGAAGCTATAGTTTTAATAAAAAAAGGTCAAGATCCTTATGCAAGTGTTGTTAAAGAGGATTTATCGAGAATGAACAGACTTTTGGATGATATTTTTAAATAAAAAACATACAATAAAAACAGAATAATATGGAATTTAATGAAGAACAGAATATAGAAAACAACAATTCTATTAATATAGATAAAGAACAGCAAGAGCCGGAGCAATTTCAATCCAGAATCGATATGTTGGAATTGAGACAGAGTTTAGATAAAGTAAAAGAAGAAATTGCCAAAGTAATAGTTGGACAAGAAAAAATGGTAGAACATCTTTTGGCGGCATTACTTTCTAACGGTCATGTCCTTATTGAAGGGGTTCCCGGTGTTGCCAAAACCATTACTGCAAAACTTTTGGCAAAAACTATAGATGTAGATTTCAGCAGAATACAGTTTACGCCCGATCTTATGCCTTCTGATATTCTGGGAACTTCAGTTTTCAGCATGAAAAATTCTGAGTTTGAGTTTAAAAAAGGGCCTATTTTTTCAAGTTTTATTCTTATTGATGAAATAAACCGATCTCCTGCAAAAACTCAGGCTGCACTGTTTGAAGTAATGGAAGAAAAGCAAATTACAATAGACGGAAAACGTTATGAAATGGAAGATCCGTTTTTGGTAATTGCTACCCAAAACCCAATTGAGCACGAAGGAACTTACAGACTTCCAGAAGCACAGCTAGACCGTTTTCTGTTTAAAATAAATGTGGGATATCCCAATTTGGAACAGGAAGTAGCCATCATTAAAAACCAACACGATAACAGACTCGAAGATAAAACTGAGGCTGTACATAAAGTTATTACGGCACAACAGCTTATAAGATACCAGAAATTGGTTAAAGAAATCATTGTAGAATCTCAACTTATCGAATATATTGCTAAAATCATTATCAATACAAGAGAAAATCAGTTCTTGTATTTGGGTGCTTCTCCTAGAGCAAGTTTAGCATTATTAACTGCTTCTAAGGCTTTTGCGGCATTAAGAGGAAGAGATTTTGTAACTCCTGAAGATATTAAAGAAGCAAGTTTTGCAGTTTTAAGACACCGGGTAATTGTTTCTCCGGAAAGAGAAATGGAAGGTTTGTCTGCAGATGAAATTATCAGACAGATTCTTGAAGGAATTGAAATCCCAAGATGAGTTTGAATACTTTAGACACACAAAATCTAAAACCCACAGCTTGAAATCATGAAAAACTTATACATCAATACACGCTTTTTTTTCGCATTAGTTGGCGTAGGAATGCTCTATATTTTGGCATTCTTCTTTCCGTTTTTCATGGTTTTAGGACACGGTTTTTTAATCTTGGTTTTCTTAACGGTTTTTGTAGATTATTTGCTGATCTTTCGTCCAAAAGATGTTCTTCTTGCCCAAAGAATTTTACCGGAAAAACTTTCTAATGGGGACGAAAATTTCGTTAAAGTAGATATAAAAAATGAATACAGCTTCAAGATTAATGTTAAAATTATAGATGAAATACCTTTTCAGTTTCAAAAGAGAGATTTCTTAATTACAAAAAATATTCTTCCGGGTAAAAATGTATTTTTTCAGTATTCTTTAGAACCAAAAGAGAGAGGAGAGTATAATTTTGGGGCTTTAAATATTTTTGCGTCTTCTCCAATTGGTTTTGTGTCTAGACGTTTTATTTTTCAGAAAGATGCTTCTTTGGCGTGTTATCCGTCTTTTATTCATCTCAGAAAGTATGAATTAATGGCTCTTCAAAACGAATTTCTACTTGGCGGAATCAAGAAAATAAGAAAACTGGGACATACCATGGAGTTTGAGCAGATTAAAGAATATGTTCCCGGAGATGATGTAAGAACTATCAATTGGAAAGCGACTTCTAAAACCAATCGTTTAATGGTTAATCAGTTTCAGGACGAAAAATCGCAGCGTATTTTTATGTTGATCGATAAGGGGAGAACGATGAAAATGCCTTTCAATGGTTTAAGTCTTCTCGATTATTCTATTAATGCAACAATGGCTCTTTCTCATATTATTCTGAAAAAAGGCGACCGCGCAGGAATGATGACTTTCTCCAAGAAAGCAGATAACAGAGTTGCAGCCGATAATAAGTCGGGACAACTGAAAAAGATTTCTGAAGCTCTTTATAATATTAAAACCGATTTTTTTGAAAGTGATTTCAACAGACTTTATCAGGATGTAAAATATTCTATCAACCAGAGAAGTTTAGTTTTACTTTTCACGAATTTTGAAACTCTGGACGGACTCAACAGACAAATGAAATACCTTCGCGGAATTGCCAAAAATCATTTGTTGGTGGTTGTTTTCTTCAAAAATACTGAAGTTCAGAAAATCATCCATTCTAACCCTGAAAGTATGCAGGAAATTTATGATGAGATTATCGCAGAGAAATTCGAGTATGAAAAGAAACTCATCATTCAGGAATTAAGAAAGTACGGAATTTACTCAGTTTATACCCTTCCGGAAGATCTTAATGTAGAGGTAATTAACAAATATCTGGAGATAAAAGCGAGAGGAATTTTGTAATTTTAAAAGTGAAATTTGAAAACGGTAAATACTTTAATTTTTATTCCCAATAAGTATTTATATTCGTTATTTTCCAAACTGCTATTATATAATTAAAAAACAATATCATGAAGAAAATTTTAATTATCGGATTGCTTTTACTACTTGCATTTAGCTGCGAAAATAAAAGAGAAAAACTTCATAGGGATGGTGAACCCGATGTTTTATTTGTGGAAAGTGAAGACCATGAAATGAATGCTGCCATAGAAAAAGCAAAAGAAACATTCAATAGAGATTTTCAAACTGCACTAGAAAGCAAAAATCCTCAATATTCTAATTTTGCAATTAAACAGAAATTCAATACTGATAATGGTGGAGAACATATTTGGATTGGTGATATTAAATTTGAAAATGGAAAATATTCTGGCATTGTACAAAATACACCCATAAATCCTATTGGAATTCAATTGGGTGATAATATTACTATAAATCCAAATGAAATTTCAGATTGGATGTATTATGATAAAAATATTGTAAAAGGAGCTTATACGGTAAAACTTCTCAGAAAAGGAATGACTGATGAAGAGAAAAAAGAAATGGACGCAGATGGTCTTATTTATGAATAAGCTTTTTAATATTATGAATTATTAACTTTAAATTTAAAAATGAAAATAACACTCAATAGAATCAACGAAGATTTTTTATTTGAATGCACCAATACTCAAGGGAATTCAATTTTGTTAGATAATACTTCCCAACCGGGAGCAAAAGGTGTTTCGCCTATGGAAAGTGTTTTAATGGCAGTAGCAGGTTGCAGCGGGATAGACGTAGTTTCAATTCTAAAAAAACAAAGGCAGGAAATTACAGATTTTAAAGCGGAAGTCGAGGGAGAAAGAATTCTTGTGGATGATGCCAAACCTTTTAAATCGATCACCGTTAAATTTTTTCTTGAAGGAAATATAGATCCCAAAAAAGCTTTAAAAGCATCGGAATTATCTTTCGAAAAATACTGTTCGGTTTCCAAAACTTTAGAACCTAATGTAGAAATACATTATGAAGTTTTTGTGAATGGGACAATAGTTGATGCATAAGATATAAAAAAAGCTGTCGGAAAATTTTTTCTGACAGCTTTTTTAGGTATAATTTATTTATTTTTTAATTGTTTTCATACTCTTCACAGATCCATCTTTCATGGTTAAGGTAAGAATATACATACCGGATTTTATTCCTCCTAAATGTAACGTAGAAGATGGGTTTTCAAAAGTTTTTACAACGGCTCCGGAAGGATCTATTAATATTGCCTTTTTTATATTATCCTTATTGTCTATATAAAGTGTTTCATTGAAAGGATTAGGATAGGCTATTCTTTCTTTTTCTTTAACATTTGCTTCGTTGGTTGCCATAGCCGATGTTGGTTGTAAGGTTACAGTTACTGTAAAGCTTCCATTGTCTACTCTATTAAAGTCTGCATTGCAATCCGCTCCGCCATACGTTCTCCATGCTCGGAGCTCATAGTTAACAGTTCCTGTAAGATTGTTTGCAATGCTAAGCCCTGTTCTGTTGTAAGAATATGTTCCACCATTACCAGAGCCAGAAATTACTGAACTTTCAGTGTTCCCGTTTGTTGTGCATACTAAAAAGCTTCTTTGTTCAGACATCCAGCCATTGCTTGATGTTGTCATTGTATAAGAAACGTCAGTGGATTGAATTTTATATCCTGTAGGAATAGTAACGAATAAATTTCCTGGGCATGTTGTAGTAGACGTTGTAGTTATTTGGGAAGAATTTTCTAATAGGGTGTTAATATTTCCTGCTGTATAGGTTACAGCGATCTGACCAGGTGTAAATTGTTTCATTCTCCAGAAACTTTGTGAAGAACCACCACAATTTGAACGTACCCAGAAATAATAAGTTTGTCCTGTGGTGAGAGCGTTTCCTAAATCTACCGAAGTTCCGGATGTAACGGTTCCTGAAGGTGTAGTTGTTGCAGACGGCGGAGTAGAAGATGTGCTGTAATAATACTGGTAGCCTGAAGACGGGGTGCCATTTGCAGGAGCAGTCCAGCTCACGGTAGCTCCTGTCATACTTGTTACCGCCGAAATATTTGAAACTACACCACATGGATTAAAAGCATTAGCAGAAAAACCAAAAATATTAGGAATTCCTCCAGTTCCTGTCTTAGTGACCGTTACACTTTTTACAGTTTTAGATTGGTTAGCAGCGTCAATAGCCAGAGGAAGTTGGTAAAGTCTTGGGTTTGTTCCGGAACCGGATTCGAGAGTGTTGTTAACTTTGTTTATTCTCCCGATTCCTTGGATGGCATAATTACTTCCGCCATACCAGTCTGAAATAGCAATCCCCGTAAATGTCTGTGATGTGTTATCGGTAAAATTAACAGTAGCATTTACTGTACAAGCGCCACTTCCTCCTGTTGCGAGCATATAAACTACTGTGGCCGAGATAGGATTGGAAAACTCTAATGTCCCGCTATCATTTGCATTCTGCAACCTTAAAGAGTTATTGGCACTGTAAGATCCCAATTGGTAGTTAAGACCAGGCGTGGAAGCTACTGCAGAATTAATAAGTCCATTTATGGGAAGCCCATAGGTAAGTGGTTGGCTACTTGCTGTAAGTTGGAAATCTCTGGAAATGAATGCGTAATTTACTCCATCTACGTCATTACTGGTAGATGTAGCAGATGATCCAACGCCATTAGCAATAACATCTGCGTTAAACCCACTTTGGATTTGAAGTGGTTCGTAGTCTTGGGCATAAAATTCATTAGTTAGCAGACTAATAAGAATTAATCCACTTAGAGAAAATAGTTTTGTTTTCATAAAATACTTTTTTGTAATGCTAATATAAGTATTTTATTGTTTTATTTTCATTTTTATTGTTAATTTAATGGTAATAATTAATTGAAATATTGATTTGATTGATTTTGTAATAAAATTCGGGTTTCAGATGTAAACTTAGTTATAGATAGTTGATCACTAATTATTGACGAAATTTAATTTTCATGGATGGTTTTAAATTTAAGTTGTCAGTCTTGGCTTCAGAAGTTTAGCAACAGTGGCAGTCCAGCCTGTTTGGTGAGATGAACCGACTCCTCTTCCGTTGTCACCATGAAAATATTCGTAAAAAGTGATATAATCTTTAAAATGGGGATCATAATTAAATTTGTAATTTCCACCATTAAAAGCACGTTGTCCGCTTTCATCTTTCAGAAAAATAGAACACAGTCTTCCGCTGATATTTTGGGCGACTTCATCAAGATTTTTCTCTTCTCCGCTTCCGGTTGGAAATTCTACTTTTAAGCTGTTCCCGTAATAAAAATGAAATCTCTGTAAGCTTTCAACAATCAGAAAATTAATAGGAAACCAAATAGGACCTCTCCAATTACTGTTTCCGCCAAACATTCTGCTGTCACTTTCCGCAGGAGTGTAATAAACTACATTTTTATTGCCGTGAACGGTGAAAACAAAGGGTTCTTTTTCGTAAACTTTAGACATTGCCCGAATTCCATAAGAACTTAAGAATTCTTTTTCATCCAACATTCTGCTCAGCACTTTTGTAAGTCTGTTTTTTCTTAAAATACTCATTAGATGTTTTCTTCCGCTGCCTTCTTCATCCCAGTGAGAAACCAGTTTGGTAAGTTCGGGCTTGTTTTTAAGCACCCAATCCATTCTTTCTCGGAAATTAGGCATTTTGTCGAGCAGATGATGATCTATAATTTCAACGGCAAACATCGGTATAAGTCCCACAATACTTCTTAATCTCAGAGAAACGCTTTCTCCATTACCGAGCTGTAAAACATCGTAGAAAAAGCCGTCTTCTTCATTCCAGAGTCCTTCTTTGCCTTCACCCATATTTTCCATAGCTTCTGCAATGTAAAGGTAATGCTCGAAAAACTTAATCGCCATATCTTCGTATACCTGATAATACTGTGCAAGTTCCATAGCGATTCTCATCATATTGAGAGCATACATTGCCATCCAACTCGTTCCATCCGCCTGCTCTAGATGTTCGCCGTCTTTCAGTTCCATGTTTCTGTCAAACGCACCAATATTATCAAGTCCTAAAAAGCCACCTCCAAAAATATTTTTACCATTTTTATCTTTTCGGTTCACCCACCAAGTGAAATTGAGTAATAATTTCTGAAAAACTTTTTCAAGAAAGAGCAAATCGGGTTTGCCATTCATTTTTTCATCAATTTTAAAAACTCTGAAGCAAGACCAAGCATGAACGGGCGGATTTACATCACTTAAATTCCATTCGTAAGCCGGCATTTGCCCATTGGGATGCATATACCATTCTTTGGTAAGTAAAAGGAGTTGGTTTTTGGCAAATTCGGCATCAATAATAGCAAAAGGAACACAGTGAAACGCCAAATCCCACGTTGCATACCAAGGATATTCCCATTTATCTGGCATGGAAATAATGTCTTTATTGTGAAGATGTTCCCATTCTGCATTTCTTACATAATATTTGAAATCTCGTGGAGCTTCGTAATTAGGATCGCCGTGGAGCCATTTTCCGACATTATAATGATAAAACTGTTTGTTCCAAAGCAACCCGGCAAATGCCTGTCTTTGAACATTTTTTTCATCTTCAATGTAAGTGTCCTGTTGGATTTCACTGTAAAAATCATCCGCTTCTTTAATTCTTGCAGCAAATATTTCATCAAACTGATAAAAAGCATCATCCATATCATACGGAGATAAACGGAATTCAAAAGTTTTTGATTCTTTTGCTTTAATTATTTCATCTATTACAAATGCGGCTTTGGTCCCTCTTTGCTCCGGGTTTATTGTTTCGTGATGATGAATGATATAATCATTAATTCCGTCTTTGTAGTAAGTGTTTTCTACCGCAGGAACTCCATCTAATTTAGGATGGTTGGTTTCATTTTCACAAAAAACTCTTTTTGCATTTTTATTTTTGCTGTAAAACTTTTTTATAGAAATACTATTGTGTAATACATTAATGCAGCCATCTTTTCCCGCTTCAGTCTGTCCTTTGTATTCGTTGTAACCCCATTTCCAGTTGTTTCTGTACCAAATAGTTGGTAAAATAACCAAAGGAGCATCTTTATCGCTTCTGTTGCACGCTGTTACTCTTATCAAAATATCATGGGCATCAGATTTACAGTATTCTATAAAAATATCGAAGTATTCATCATTATCAAAAATTCCGGTATCGAATAGCTCGTATTCTGGATCTTTTTTGGAACGGCTTGCATTTTCATTGAGAATGTCCTCGTAAGGAAACTCGTTAATGGGATATTTGTACACCATTTTCATATAACTGTGAGTAGGCGTATTGTCGAGATAATAAAAAATTTCTTTAATATCTTCTCCATGATTTCCCTGCGGATTGCTAAGTCCAAAAAGACGTTCTTTTATTCTGATGTCTTTTTTATTCCAAAATGAAAATGCAAAACAGAAAAGTTGTTTTATATCCGAAATCCCGGCAATACCTTCTTCTCCCCATCGGTAAGTGCGGCTTTCTGCATTGTCGTGATTGGCAAAATTCCAGGCATCACCGTTTGGACTGTAATCTTCCCTTACATTGCCCCATTGTCTGTTGCTTACGTAAGGACCCCAGTTTTTCCATTCTTTATCTAGTAATCTTTGCTTTTCAGTATTCATTTTCAACCTATTTTCATTACGAAGGTAGTTTTTTTGATAAAAAATTCCAACTCATACCATTTCAAATATCATTAATGTTTATCCAAATTGCCTATGATAAGGCATGTTTGAAGTAAAATTAAATTTTCATCAATAATTAAAATTAAATTTTTATATTTGCATCATTCGTTCATTCAAATATTGAAAATGTTATCAAGAAAGGTTGAGGGATTAGACCCTGTGAAACCTTAGCAACCCTTTGCTCATGCAATGAAGGTGCTACGTTCTACCAAATTATTTTTTTTTGGACAGATAACTTACTGAAGTTCTTTTCAGCCATTTCCTGTGGCATTTTCAATTGTATTAAAATAATAGAATTGAAAGCTGAGCTTAAACATATTACTTTTTCGTATCACACCAATTCCGGTAAGGAATATAGCATCCCGTTGAGCTATCAGTTCTTTGGGAAAGACTTGTTTTCTGCACCGATTATTTTGGTGAATCATGCCTTAACCGGAAATTCAAATGTTTCTGGGGAAAAAGGATGGTGGAAACAATTAATTGGTGAAAAGCAGGTAATTGATACCCAGAGATTTACTGTTTTGTGTTTTAATATTCCAGGGAACGGGTTTGATGATTTTTTTGTAGATGAGTATGAAGATTTCACACCTTCAGATATTGCCAATATCTTTTTGAAAGGTCTTGAAGTTTTAAACATTAAAAAACTATATACCATTATAGGAGGTTCTTTGGGCGGGGCAATCGGTTGGGAAATGCTGGTGAAAAAACCGGATCTTGCCGATATTTTCATTCCTGTTGCCAGCGATTACAAAACCCACGATTGGCTTCACGCACAATGCCTGGTTCAGAAATTTCTGCTAAATCAACCTAATGAGCCTCTACAGAAAGCCAGGATTCATGCGATGTTATGCTACCGAACGCCACAGTCTTTAAATGATAGATTTCAAAATAAATTTAACAACGAAAAAGACAGATTAGAATCTGAAGACTGGCTTATTCATCATGGAAATACATTAAACGAAAGATTTAGTTTAAAATCTTACAGGTTGATGAATCATCTGCTGATGAATATCAATGCAGAAGAGGAAAAATTAGAGAAAATTCAATCTCGAATGCACATGATCTCCGTTGATACCGATTTATTTTTCCCGGCTTCTGAAATACGAATGGGCTTCGAAAAACTTAAGGAGAAAAAGGAAAATGTCTTTTATCACGAGATCACTTCAATACATGGGCACGATGCCTTTTTAATGGAATACGAACAATTAAATACAATCATTAAAAATATATTAAGATGAAAAATAATACCAACGAAATAAAATTTTTAAAAAACAGATCCATCATCAAATTTGAAGGGGAAGATTTTCTTGGAGAAATAGGGATTGATGGAAGAATTTTTAAGGCACTTACCTTAGCACGAATTAGCGTAGGAGTCATTTCTCAACAGGCTATTGAAAACGGATTATCTATTTTGGTGCATGAAAATGATTCTGAAAAAGCAGTAAATTGCTTAATTGATGAGTTTGAAGCAGAAAGAAAATCAGGAAAGGTTTCCCAAATTTACAGCATCAATAATGTTTCGGTTTTAGGCTTTGTTACCGAAGATTTCAATAAAGTATTGGCAGAATTGGCAAGAAATAATGTGTTTCCTTTACTTTTGAACCAAAATGCAGCTGAAAAAAGAGTAAATATTGTCGTAACTTCTTCACAAGACGAGAAATCAAAAAATATTATTGAGTCTGAAATTTCTAAAAAGCCGAAAACGGTTCATTTAGCGATTATTGGTCACGGAAATGTGGGTGAAACATTAATAGAACAGGTTTTAGAGTCTTCAGAAGAAATCAGAAGGCGTAAAAAAATAGACCTTAAAATAGTAGCAGTCGCTAATTCTAAAAAAATAGCTTTCAATAAAAAAGGTTTTGATAAAAACTGGAATGATGAGGTACTCACCGCAGAAAATTCTTCGGATATTGAAAAACTCATCCAGTTTTCCAAAGACAATCAACTGGAAAACCTAATTGTGGTAGATAATACGGCAAGTAAAGATTTTGTAAACAATTATCCTGTTTTAGCAGAAAATGGTTTTGATCTGGTTTCATCCAACAAAATTTTCAATACACTTCCGATTTCAGAATACCGTCAGCTAAGATATATTTTGAATAAAAATAACAGAAGATATCTTTACGAAACCAATGTAGGTGCAGGATTACCTTTGATAGATACGATTAAATTACTCCATCTTTCCGGGGAAAATATCACAAGAATAAAAGGAGTTTTCTCAGGAACTTTAAGTTATGTATTTAATAATTTTTCTCTGAGAGAAGACAGATTTTCTGTCATTATCAAAGAAGCATTAGAAAAAGGCTTTACAGAGCCAGATCCCAGAGAAGATTTATCCGGAAATGATGTTGCAAGAAAACTACTGATTTTGGCAAGAGAATTAGATTTAATTAATGAATTTAATGATATAAAAATTCAAAATTTAGTTCCTAAAACTTTGCAGTCGGTTTCAAAGCAGGAATTTCTTGAAAGGTTGGAAGAATTGGATGAAGAATACGAAAAATTGAAGAAAAACCAAGAGCCTGATCATGTTTTAAGGTATGTGGGAGATCTTCATGGAGATTTACAGAAAGAAAAAGGTGAGCTCGATGTAAAACTTGTTTCCGTATCTGCGACGTCAGCTTTAGGACAGTTAAAAGGTTCAGATTCAATTTTCGAAATCTATACCGAAAGTTATGGTGAAAATCCAATCGTTATTATGGGAGCCGGAGCGGGAGCTAAAGTGACAGCAAGAGGCGTTTTTGGAGATATTTTAAGACTTAGTGAAACCAAATAATTTTTGTACAACGTACAAAGTAAAATGTATTAATGATGAACAACGAAGAAAAACCATCAACAGAGAACCTTCAACCTTCAGTCAATTTTGAAACTCTTGCGATAAGAACCCAAACGGAAAGAACTCAGTTTGATGAGCATTCTACGCCGCTTTTTCTTACATCAAGCTTTGTTTTTGAGGATGCAGAAGATATGAGAGCAAGTTTTGCTGAAGAGAAATCGAAAAATTTATACAGCCGTTTTTCAAATCCGAACGTCTCCGAATTTACAGACAAAATCGTACAAATGGAAGGCGCAGAAGCGGGATATGCTTTTGCTACAGGAATGGCGGCTATTTATTCAACATTTGCGAGTTTGCTCAATGCAGGCGATCACATTGTGAGCTGTCAGTCGGTTTTTGGTTCAACTCATACTCTGTTTACAAAATATTTCCCTAAATGGAATATTGAAACGACTTATTTTAAAGCAAATGATGCCGGAAATGTTGAAAAATATATTCAGCCAAACACCAGAATACTTTATCTTGAAACCCCTACAAATCCTGCCATCGAAGTTTTGGATCTCGAATTTTTCGGAAAAATAGCCAGAAAGCATAATCTTCTGTTTATTGTAGATAACTGCTTTGCCACACCTTATCTTCAACAGCCCATAAAGTATGGAGCAGATATTGTGGTGCATTCTGCTACCAAATTAATTGACGGTCAAGGTCGAGTTTTGGGTGGTGTTGCCGTGGGAAAGGCAGATTTAATCCGTGAGATTTATCTCTTTGCGAGAAATACAGGACCGGCAATGTCTCCATTTAATGCCTGGGTTTTATCTAAAAGTTTAGAAACTTTAGCCATCCGTGTTGAAAAACATTGCGAAAATGCCTTAAAAGTAGCAGAATTTTTAGAAAATCATCCTCAGGTAGAATTGGTGAAATATCCTTTCCTAAAGTCTCATCCTAGTTACGAAATTGCCAAAAAGCAAATGAGATTAGGAGGGAATATTGTTGCCTTTGAAATTAAAGGAGGCATAGAAGGCGGAAGAAATTTTTTAGACAAAATTAAAATGTGTTCTCTTTCTGCCAATCTTGGTGATACAAGAACGATAGTAACGCATCCGGCTTCTACAACGCATTCTAAACTGTCTGATGACGAAAGAAATGAAGTTGGCATTACTGCAGGTTTGGTTCGTTGCTCTGTTGGTTTGGAGCATGTGGATGATATTATTGCAGATCTGAAACAAGCGTTGGATTAATTCAATGAATGGGCTTTAGCCTGTTTGAATATAAAAGAAAAAATGGCTTTAGCCTAAATATAAAATGAAAAATTCAGAACAATTATACAAAGCATTATCCGACAGAATTTTAGTTCTGGACG encodes the following:
- a CDS encoding MGH1-like glycoside hydrolase domain-containing protein — its product is MNTEKQRLLDKEWKNWGPYVSNRQWGNVREDYSPNGDAWNFANHDNAESRTYRWGEEGIAGISDIKQLFCFAFSFWNKKDIRIKERLFGLSNPQGNHGEDIKEIFYYLDNTPTHSYMKMVYKYPINEFPYEDILNENASRSKKDPEYELFDTGIFDNDEYFDIFIEYCKSDAHDILIRVTACNRSDKDAPLVILPTIWYRNNWKWGYNEYKGQTEAGKDGCINVLHNSISIKKFYSKNKNAKRVFCENETNHPKLDGVPAVENTYYKDGINDYIIHHHETINPEQRGTKAAFVIDEIIKAKESKTFEFRLSPYDMDDAFYQFDEIFAARIKEADDFYSEIQQDTYIEDEKNVQRQAFAGLLWNKQFYHYNVGKWLHGDPNYEAPRDFKYYVRNAEWEHLHNKDIISMPDKWEYPWYATWDLAFHCVPFAIIDAEFAKNQLLLLTKEWYMHPNGQMPAYEWNLSDVNPPVHAWSCFRVFKIDEKMNGKPDLLFLEKVFQKLLLNFTWWVNRKDKNGKNIFGGGFLGLDNIGAFDRNMELKDGEHLEQADGTSWMAMYALNMMRIAMELAQYYQVYEDMAIKFFEHYLYIAEAMENMGEGKEGLWNEEDGFFYDVLQLGNGESVSLRLRSIVGLIPMFAVEIIDHHLLDKMPNFRERMDWVLKNKPELTKLVSHWDEEGSGRKHLMSILRKNRLTKVLSRMLDEKEFLSSYGIRAMSKVYEKEPFVFTVHGNKNVVYYTPAESDSRMFGGNSNWRGPIWFPINFLIVESLQRFHFYYGNSLKVEFPTGSGEEKNLDEVAQNISGRLCSIFLKDESGQRAFNGGNYKFNYDPHFKDYITFYEYFHGDNGRGVGSSHQTGWTATVAKLLKPRLTT
- a CDS encoding alpha/beta fold hydrolase is translated as MKAELKHITFSYHTNSGKEYSIPLSYQFFGKDLFSAPIILVNHALTGNSNVSGEKGWWKQLIGEKQVIDTQRFTVLCFNIPGNGFDDFFVDEYEDFTPSDIANIFLKGLEVLNIKKLYTIIGGSLGGAIGWEMLVKKPDLADIFIPVASDYKTHDWLHAQCLVQKFLLNQPNEPLQKARIHAMLCYRTPQSLNDRFQNKFNNEKDRLESEDWLIHHGNTLNERFSLKSYRLMNHLLMNINAEEEKLEKIQSRMHMISVDTDLFFPASEIRMGFEKLKEKKENVFYHEITSIHGHDAFLMEYEQLNTIIKNILR
- a CDS encoding ACT domain-containing protein, which gives rise to MKNNTNEIKFLKNRSIIKFEGEDFLGEIGIDGRIFKALTLARISVGVISQQAIENGLSILVHENDSEKAVNCLIDEFEAERKSGKVSQIYSINNVSVLGFVTEDFNKVLAELARNNVFPLLLNQNAAEKRVNIVVTSSQDEKSKNIIESEISKKPKTVHLAIIGHGNVGETLIEQVLESSEEIRRRKKIDLKIVAVANSKKIAFNKKGFDKNWNDEVLTAENSSDIEKLIQFSKDNQLENLIVVDNTASKDFVNNYPVLAENGFDLVSSNKIFNTLPISEYRQLRYILNKNNRRYLYETNVGAGLPLIDTIKLLHLSGENITRIKGVFSGTLSYVFNNFSLREDRFSVIIKEALEKGFTEPDPREDLSGNDVARKLLILARELDLINEFNDIKIQNLVPKTLQSVSKQEFLERLEELDEEYEKLKKNQEPDHVLRYVGDLHGDLQKEKGELDVKLVSVSATSALGQLKGSDSIFEIYTESYGENPIVIMGAGAGAKVTARGVFGDILRLSETK
- a CDS encoding O-succinylhomoserine sulfhydrylase; this translates as MMNNEEKPSTENLQPSVNFETLAIRTQTERTQFDEHSTPLFLTSSFVFEDAEDMRASFAEEKSKNLYSRFSNPNVSEFTDKIVQMEGAEAGYAFATGMAAIYSTFASLLNAGDHIVSCQSVFGSTHTLFTKYFPKWNIETTYFKANDAGNVEKYIQPNTRILYLETPTNPAIEVLDLEFFGKIARKHNLLFIVDNCFATPYLQQPIKYGADIVVHSATKLIDGQGRVLGGVAVGKADLIREIYLFARNTGPAMSPFNAWVLSKSLETLAIRVEKHCENALKVAEFLENHPQVELVKYPFLKSHPSYEIAKKQMRLGGNIVAFEIKGGIEGGRNFLDKIKMCSLSANLGDTRTIVTHPASTTHSKLSDDERNEVGITAGLVRCSVGLEHVDDIIADLKQALD